The Archangium primigenium genomic interval ACGCCGGCTGCTGCCCGGTACAGGTCGGCGCGGACGGGTAGGTGGCGCAGAAGACGCCACCGGCGGGAGGCTTGGCGTGGGCCCCTCCCGCCAGACAGAGCACGGCCCCTAGAATGAGTCGTCGAAGCACGAGGTCCTCTTCGGGAGTGGATGAACCCCCACCGCTTGGACACCGCGGGGGCCCCGGAACGCAAACGCGCTCCACCATTTTTCCGAAGAACCCATGACATCCCCTCGTGCCCGAGGGCATCCGTCATGGGTCGTGTAGGACTGTCACTTCACGTACGGCCCGTCGGTGCCCCTCCTGCCAGGCGCGGGGTTGCCTGGAAGGTCGAGCACGCTCGCGGTCAGGATGTCGGCGGGGATGCCGCGGCGCGGCCCGTGAGGGGGTCGCAGCCGTAGAAGCGCTGGAGTTCCTCGTAGAGGTCCGGGGTCTTCTCGCGCATCTGCCGGGGCTTCTCGAAGAAGGACTCGGTGGCCACGGCGAAGAACTCCGCCTCGTTGACGCCGCCGTAGTCGTCCAGGACCTGACGCTCCCGGGCGCGGCCCTCGCGCAGCTGGTGGAAGTGGATGTCCATCACCCGGGTCCACGCCGCGTAGTGGGAGAAGCGGCGCAGCTCCGGCGTGCCATCGAAGGAGCCATCCTCGCGATCCAGCACATGGGCGAACTCGTGCGTGGCCGTGGAGTGGCCATCGTGCGGATTGCTCAGGCCGGCCACCACGGACTTCCACGAGAGGATGACGGTGCCCCAGTGCTTCGCTTCGCCGAGCACCACGCCCGTGCGGTCCGGAAGCCGGAAGGCGTCCGGGTAGACGATGATCTCGCGCAGGTGATCGTAATAGGAGAGGTCCAGGTAGAGCACCAGCCGCACCGCCGTGGCCGCCACCACCACCCGCACCTCGTCGGTGAGGGTGAAGCCGCCCGCGCTGATGAACTCCTTCTCCCAGACGAAGAGCTTGAGCATCTCCAGGAAGCGCTCGCGCGGCTCCGGCTCCAGGTTCCGCACGAAGGGGAAGTAGCGCTCCAGGTAGGGAAGCCACTCGGGAGGAAAGGGAAGGCGGCTCAGGGAACGGCGCCGCCACGCGCGCAAGAGGCCCATCGTCTACTCCGCGTTGAGGTTGGCGAGGGTGAAGGCACGCAACGCGGCGTGGAGCCGGGCGGACACCTGCTCGTAGGTGGCCTGGGCCTCGGGCGTCTCGAAGTACTGGTCGTTCCACGAGCCCATGCCCCCGAAGACATCGGCCAGGGCACACGCGAGCAGCCCCCGCAGCGTGTCCTCGGCGGGGTGGAACTGCTCGAAGTGTGTGAGCAACCGCAGCTTGCGGCCGAGGATCTCCGAGGCATGGTCGCTGAAGCCCGCGGCCACCACCGCCGCGCGCAGCACCTCCACGCGCTCGTCGGACAGCCGCTCGTCGGACAGCCGCCACGCGTCCGTCTCGAGCACGAAGCGCGCGAGCTTGAAGGCCTCGGCGAAGGGGGACTGTTCCTTCTGGGCGAAGGCCTGCGCCTCGCGCAGGGCGATGACGAACGCCTCGCGCTCCGCGCCGGGGGACGGCACGGGGGTGAGCCGCTCCGGCGGCACCTGCTCGAGCTCCTGGAAGCGCAGCACCTGGTAGCCTTCTTCCTCCTCCTGGAGGAGCAGCTGCTCCTCGGGCGGGACGAAGCCCTGGTCCTGGGCCCGCGCCTCCTCGTAGGTGGAGCGCACGAGCGCGCGCTGGGCCTCGGGAATGACGGGCGCGGCCCCATGACCCTGGCAGATGCCCTGCCATTGCCGCATCAGGTGGTCCACGGAGAGGTTCCAGAAGTCCTCGGGATCGCGCAGCAGCCGGTCCCGCGCGCCCGCCGCGTCGAACTCGTCCGCGTCCTCGGAGAAGCGGTTGAGGTTGAAGTGCTCGGCGACGCGCTCCCAGATCTTCCGCGCGAAGGGCTGCGCGTCCACCAGCGCCACGAAGTCCAGGCCCGTGGCCCTGCTCGACAAGGAGAGGGCCTTGGAGGAGGGGATGAACTCCTGCTGCCGCTCCACGCCGAGCATCATGCGATCCAGGAAGTCCGGATCGTTCATGCGGAACAAGGGGCGCAGGGTGTCGGACACGCTCTCGCGGGCGTCCAGGCGGCGCAGGGTCCGCTGGAGCTCGGCGAGCAGATCATTGCCCAGGAAGTCGAGCACGCTCGCGCCCTCCTCGGAGCGGAGGTAGTCCTCCAGCCCGGCCGCCGTGACGGGCGCGCGGTGGTTCAAGGCGTTGGACTCGGAGAGTTCCCGGGCCAGGGCCTCGCGCACGGCGTCCGGGTGGGGCTGCTGGCGGATGAACTCCACCCACTGCGCGGGCGTGATGGCGTGGCGGCGGCTGTTCACCGTCTCCAGCGCGTAGACCGAGAGCACGCCGCGCACGCGGACCGCCAGCCCCAGGCCCCGGGTATTGGCGAACGCGGCGGCCATGTGTTCGGGCAGGCCCTCGGCGGAGAAGGCCCCGAGGTCCACCACACGCGACTCCACGGCGGCCTCCAGGCCGAGCGCCTCGCGCCAGGCGGACAGGGGCAGCTCGCGGCCGTCGCGCAGACGGGCGCCGATGGAGTACGTCTTGGGCACGGCGAGCGCGCGCACGCTCCAGCCCGGGCCCAGCTCGTTCTCGAAACGGGTGAGGGCGTCCTCCCACCGGGGGGCGTCCACCTTGAAGAGCAACCGCACCCAGGCCAGCACCAGCTCGTCAGTGTTCATGTCTCGAACGCCCCTCCCAGGGCCGCGCATTGTAGGGAAGGGGCCGGGCAAGTCACTGTCAGAGTTCGAGCCCCAACTGCCCGTCCGGGGGGTCGTCCCCGTCTCCCGTCAGGTTGGACAGGGTGAGCCCGAGCAACCGGATGCCCTGCGTGACGGGCTCGAGCGGCGCCAGCAGCTCCAGCCCGGTGGCCAGGAGCGTCTCCCGGTCGGCGATGGGCGCGGGGAGCGTGCGGGCCCGGGTGACCTGCCGGAAGTCGGCGTAGCGCAGCTTGAGCGTCACCGTGCGCCCGGCGAGCCCCTGCCGGGCGCAGTGGCCCGCGACGGCATCCGCCGCGGGCAGCAGCCCCGCGACCAGCGCCTCGTGCTCCACGAGGTCCTCCGGGAAGGTGCTCTCCGAGCCCACGGACTTGCGCGGCCGGTCGGCCCGGACGGGGCGGTGATCGATGCCCCGCGCGGCGAGGTGGTAGTACTCGCCGGCCTTGCCGAAGTGCTCCTGGAGGAAGGCGAGGTCGCGCGCGCGCAGGTCCGCGCCGGTGAAGATGCCGAGCTTGTGCATGCGCGCGGCGGT includes:
- a CDS encoding M90 family metallopeptidase yields the protein MGLLRAWRRRSLSRLPFPPEWLPYLERYFPFVRNLEPEPRERFLEMLKLFVWEKEFISAGGFTLTDEVRVVVAATAVRLVLYLDLSYYDHLREIIVYPDAFRLPDRTGVVLGEAKHWGTVILSWKSVVAGLSNPHDGHSTATHEFAHVLDREDGSFDGTPELRRFSHYAAWTRVMDIHFHQLREGRARERQVLDDYGGVNEAEFFAVATESFFEKPRQMREKTPDLYEELQRFYGCDPLTGRAAASPPTS